A region of Notolabrus celidotus isolate fNotCel1 chromosome 4, fNotCel1.pri, whole genome shotgun sequence DNA encodes the following proteins:
- the map3k21 gene encoding mitogen-activated protein kinase kinase kinase 21 isoform X3: protein MSAAGTYSWMAPEVIKSSLFSKGSDVWGYGVLLWELLTGEVPYRGIDGLAVAYGVAVNKLTLPIPSTCPEPFAKLMEECWDQDPHVRPSFSCILEQLSAIEEAVMATMPQDSFHSMQDDWRVEIQEMFDELRTKEKELRSREEELTRAALQQKSQEELLKRREQQLAEREINVLERELNILIFQLNKDKPNVKKRKGKFKRSRLKLKDGNRISLPSDFQHKITVQASPSMDKRRSLHSTSSSPPSSPTLIPRLRAIQLTQDESNRTWGRSTLFRPEEFDDVKKGIKKKGRTWGPSSVQSKERPAAAERVRPLSDGSNPWSTSLVKSQKSVPLAALFAEQAGKDESFSQECPDSSSKPKQLKFPNQVYIDLPLWRDEQQPQSPAGLGDAGVAGQNGPPDTPDDPYTTTSTSSTSTTPQLTPTNSLKRASARRKTDSVLYGCGSLLASVALGYDIREALKNCGEDCEPQREEKEKKKKEGLFQRATRFRRSTSPPNGRPRKDEASSNHTSPPSVNLISMSSIIECNSTKCLIQSEAEASQCNHGKVELVAVNHHTEPARPSPASSTEGQTNRTTANTQTPVQTQSKLPEQNNHNTGTRLRRKKYTSNHNTNGSPSLPPPATQKKQEKEKDGAQEKPPSGEAFSRPRPVSFRAKPHTWALLRGRNKSYSLGHYSGEKTAQNLSVVLSTDVGMGCSLLDMDTEGQKRDCTVPLCRIQSSPARASVFELEKEFLS, encoded by the exons ATGTCCGCCGCAGGCACCTACTCCTGGATGGCTCCTGAGGTCATCAAGTCATCGCTCTTCTCCAAAGGCAGTGACGTCTGGGG CTATGGAGTCTTGCTGTGGGAGCTGTTAACCGGTGAGGTACCTTACCGGGGGATAGATGGCCTGGCTGTTGCGTACGGTGTAGCTGTCAATAAGTTAACTCTACCAATCCCCTCCACCTGTCCTGAACCCTTCGCCAAGCTCATGGaag agtgttgGGACCAAGACCCCCATGTGCGTCCCTCTTTCTCCTGCATCCTGGAGCAGCTGTCGGCCATCGAGGAGGCAGTGATGGCCACCATGCCTCAGGACTCGTTCCACAGCATGCAGGATGACTGGCGAGTTGAGATCCAGGAGATGTTTGATGAGCTCAGGACCAAAGAGAAG gaGCTTCGTTCCAGAGAAGAGGAGCTGACGCGGGCTGCCCTCCAGCAGAAGtctcaggaggagctgctgaagcGTCGAGAGCAGCAGCTTGCTGAGCGggagatcaatgtgctggagagggagctcaacatcctcattttcCAGCTCAACAAAGACAAGCCTAatgtgaagaagaggaagggcaAATTCAAACGCTCCCGACTCAAACTGAAGGATGGAAATCGCATCAGCCTGCCCTCGG ACTTTCAGCATAAAATCACCGTACAGGCGTCCCCCTCCATGGACAAGAGACGAAGCCTTCACAGCAccagctcctctcctcccagCAGTCCCACACTCATCCCAAGACTACGAGCCATCCAAC TTACTCAGGATGAGAGCAACCGTACATGGGGCCGCAGCACCCTCTTCAGGCCGGAGGAGTTCGATGATGTGAAAAAGGGAAtcaagaagaaaggaagaaccTGGGGCCCCAGTTCAGTCCAGAGCAAAGAAAGGCCGGCGGCTGCTGAGAG AGTGCGTCCTCTGTCAGATGGCAGTAACCCGTGGTCCACCAGCCTGGTCAAGTCCCAGAAGTCAGTCCCCCTCGCTGCACTGTTTGCCGAACAAG CAGGTAAAGATGAATCCTTCTCCCAAGAATGTCCAGACAGCAGCTCCAAGCCAAAGCAGCTCAAGTTCCCCAACCAGGTGTACATCGATCTACCTCTGTGGAGGGACgagcagcagcctcagagcCCTGCTGGGCTGGGAGATGCAGGGGTAGCAGGTCAGAACGGCCCACCGGACACCCCAGATGACCCCTACACCACCACATCCACCTCGTCCACCTCCACCACTCCACAGCTCACCCCCACTAACAGCCTGAAGCGGGCATCAGCTCGCCGCAAGACTGACTCTGTTCTGTACGGCTGCGGCTCGCTGCTGGCTTCGGTAGCGCTCGGTTACGACATACGGGAAGCTCTGAAAAACTGTGGGGAAGACTGCGAGCCTCAGCGtgaggaaaaagagaagaagaaaaaggagggcCTGTTTCAACGTGCAACCCGGTTCCGCCGCAGCACCTCACCGCCGAACGGTCGCCCCCGTAAAGACGAAGCATCGTCAAACCACACCTCCCCCCCATCCGTCAACCTCATCTCCATGTCATCCATCATAGAATGCAACTCCACTAAGTGTCTCATACAGTCTGAGGCTGAGGCGTCACAGTGTAACCATGGGAAGGTTGAGCTTGTGGCAGTCAATCATCACACAGAGCCAGCCAGACCGAGCCCCGCTTCATCCACTGAAGGCCAGACCAACAGGActactgcaaacacacagacaccagtGCAAACCCAAAGCAAGCTGCCGGAGCAGAACAACCACAACACAGGGACACGCCTGCGCAGAAAGAAATACACATCCAACCACAACA CAAACGGCTcaccctctctcccgcctccagccacacagaagaagcaagagaaggagaaggatgGAGCGCAAGAGAAGCCCCCCAGTGGAGAGGCTTTCTCCAGACCCAGGCCGGTGTCTTTCCGGGCCAAACCCCACACCTGGGCCCTCCTGCGAGGACGCAACAAGAGCTATTCGCTGGGCCACTACTCTGGAGAGAAGACGGCACAAAACCTAAGTGTGGTGCTGTCCACGGACGTGGGGATGGGCTGCTCCCTGCTGGACATGGACACAGAGGGCCAGAAACGGGACTGCACTGTGCCGCTCTGCCGCATTCAGAGTTCCCCGGCACGAGCCTCCGTCTTCGAGCTGGAGAAGGAGTTCCTCTCTTAG